The Malus domestica chromosome 08, GDT2T_hap1 genomic interval AAGTATTTTCTCCTAATCTCGAGTAATGCCAAGGAAACTGAACCAAGGCGAGGGAATTCTCGTGTGCCGAAAGAACAAAATGAGAGGCACCACGGAGCAACCTTTTTCTCGTCAATGATTTCGGCAACTCAATCTCGCTGAACGATTCAGTGGCCATATCAAACGACGCAATGACATCATTGTTGCAGTCTCGGTCGTGGCGTAGGATCCAATGCACGGCACCACGGACGAAAACAGTCTTATGATATAAACGTTGAAGAGAAACAGCAGGAGAAGCTGGTGGAGGAGGACTGAGAGTCTTCCAGGAGCCCCTGGCTAAGGAGTAAACCTTGACTTCGATTGGGGTGTCCCTGGCAGGACCACTAGAACGATCACGATCATTCCTAAAAATTGTTAGAACCTTATAGTCATTGGTGCTCGAATCGTAGCCAAACGCATAAGTAGGTCTAACCCGTTTATACGTGTAAGGAGGGGGCAAAGTCACAAACTTTCTAACCGAAGGGTTCCAAATTATTATGGGGAATTTGGGGATGTCATTAGCAAAGCATATGAGGCCGTTGGAAGTCCCAACCAGACCGTAACTTGAAGGAGTCACTTTGCTTCTTCCTCCTTTGTAAGCCGGTTGGTAAGTCACGGGAGTTATTTTCTTGGTATTGGTAGCATTAATGCTGAAGgaagaagcagaagcagaagcaggcTTATCCCAATACAACAAATAATCATTAAAGGACCATAATAGATGGAGACGACCAATATCATTGTCGTCGGTATTTGGACTTTGGCTGCGGCGGAGATGGGCGGCAATGAAGGATGAGCTTTGGATCATATATCTCCATGACTTGCTTACGGCGCAGCATTTAACTAAAGATTTGACGGACGACCTCAACAGGATTTCACGCACGATTTCTTCGGGTAAGTCGCAGCAGTACTGAAATTCCCCTTGGAGTTTGATGCAGGTGGTTTTTACATCAGGTGGATATTGAAAGGCGGCGTAGGTGGTGGTGGTCTTAGGGTTCTCCCCTAGGACAGAGAACCGGCGACGAGGATCACTTGGAGCCTCCTCCACCGAAGAAGATGACGACAACTTCCTCTCCTTCAAGGGAGGACGTGGTGGTGAATTGATGTTGGTGGCGCTTCCAAGAGAAGAGGTGGACATGTTTGGTTTGCTGGAACTGAGAGTTGTCGAATGGTATACCAGCAAAAGTTCCTTCCCCTTggtgtttatatatatgtgtgtgtacgtCGACAAGGAGTATTCGACTAGGAATCCAAAACCACAACGATATATTTCTAATCCAAACTGTAGGACATATCGGACTTCTAAGACTTATCTCCAATTCAATCTAAGCCGGGAAATCCTAAAATTTAGTCTCCTATTTTCAACTATTCATCTACATGTATTAGGTTTCAGTTTTTTCCTCCAATGACGAGACCTATAATTCACACCTCCTACTTtataatttgttgaatttttattCTATCAATTTTAGAATTAATGTTTGTATAATCTTGTTTTATTCTTACGAACATTGtgatgtaaaaaaataaataaattagagtTGGATCACTGGATTGTATATCACAATATCTATGATTTGCAGACAAATAAAATTGACATTACCTAAAATTCCTAACATTACATGAATAACAAAGAGATTACACAAGAATACTCCAAGCATGTTGTTCCAATAAAAAtactaaaaacaagaaagaaggCAATTGGAATTTCTAACACTCTCTTTGTCTACCAGATTAGCTaaatttaaaaggaaaatgGAATGGTCGAAGAAATTGATAGTGAAATATAGTGGTagagaaaaataccaaaaaaaaaatcgacaCTGACCAAAAAACCGAAATGAAGGAATACCCAATCGAAAATACTGAATTATTCAGTACTCGAAACCGACACTTTCGGTACGAGAATCAGTACGAAATGTGGGTTCATTTGATAAGACTGACTCAAAccgaattaaatataaataaaattttaatttaaaatgcataatatacaacaataacaacaacaaagcattttcccactaagtgaggtcggctatatgaatcctagaacgccattgtaaGATTCCAAATTATTAATGCTGTCGGATTGTTTAAGATTTAATCTTAATTGTGAAATTAAAATCAAGTCacgttggtttggtattgatgtgttTTGGAAAAAAACTGATTCTGgtttgctgtgagaataagctcatttttactGCTTcatgttttcaactttttttactcaaaactatgaaaataagctctttttaagtatttaccaaacactttttgaagttcaacttttttttatactaactttttataaaagcatctcAGTACCAAATCAGTACTCTCTCGATCAACCTCACCTCACTCAATCTCGACTCAACTCTCCCAAGTCTCCTCAGGCCTCTCTTCAGTACTTCAGATCTTCAGTCATCTTTCCTGATTTCTGTCACTTTCTCAACTCTGCCCACATGAGCCACAGCCACCTGATCTTGACTCCGGCAACACTCAATCTCTCTCCGACTTTCCCTCTTGATTGAGTCTTGCTCAAAGCAAGAAATTTTCACTTTTATTCGTCAAGTTTAATTAGGGTTTCGATTTGGGATTCTaaaatggggattagggtttcaaattagggttttattggaTTAGACTTTCTGAAATTTGGGTTCTTAGGAGGGTgcattcaattgagaatttaagagattttaatggatatataaatccatggatttttatggagtttaattgatttgtagagattccatataaaattttgattcaattccctcaaaattTCATGGGGAGAGGTGaaatttgtggatgcttaaaatacactacgaaatctctccaattccctctaattcctcaactttatcaaattctttaaaattaatttctaattgaatacacctagaatgttataaacttctttaaaaccctaattcaatacacttggatttctaaggattttaataaactatcttagaATTCTAATTGAATGCACCTTGAATtttagagaatcacttaaaatcatgattaaatacccctagattcattaaaagaattaaaatcccaattgaatacacccccttgAATAGGGAATAGGGTTTTGAATTAGGAATTCTGAAattgaattagggtttctgaAATTGGGATTCTTAAATGGTAATTCGCGTTtcaaattagggtttctaaaattgaagtttttgatattagggttttgggtttcaaaTTAGGTTCTCTGAAATTGGTGTATTTGAAATTGAATTGGTgtatttgaaattgaaattcaattgtttCTCTGTATCTTTTATTGAAATTTGTTTGTCATTACCGATCCCGATCCCAATTCcgaactaaaaaataaaaataattttggtATTACCAAATTTTGAGAAAACTTGGATTTGGTATTTACCGGAAAGGGATCCTAGTCCGGGATCcgggccgttgaaatttgatttaacggttataaaTAGGGGAtccttttaaaagttataataaacaGGAGATCATTTTAAAAGATATAATAACTGTAgctgttaaatcaaattttaacggtCCGGATCGTGGATTTGGTGGAAAGGGTATTTACTATTCTTTCTTGAATACTTTGGGTTCGGGATCGAACCGAATCAGCCATAGTTGAAATACGAGaacgttgattttttttttaaatttttttattttttatggattAGTGAACAAATTAATGGGTATTTTTAGGATTTTGGAATAATTTTATTGTTGGATCTGATTTgacttaattaataatattattttgattGTTAAATTCCTATTTGAACCGTTGAATCTTTTTTATTACCGTTAAAATTGATTAAATTGGATTTgagtttttgaatttaaaagttgccgttgaaaaaaaaattcgaaaccTACCGTTG includes:
- the LOC103410786 gene encoding F-box protein CPR1-like, which produces MSTSSLGSATNINSPPRPPLKERKLSSSSSVEEAPSDPRRRFSVLGENPKTTTTYAAFQYPPDVKTTCIKLQGEFQYCCDLPEEIVREILLRSSVKSLVKCCAVSKSWRYMIQSSSFIAAHLRRSQSPNTDDNDIGRLHLLWSFNDYLLYWDKPASASASSFSINATNTKKITPVTYQPAYKGGRSKVTPSSYGLVGTSNGLICFANDIPKFPIIIWNPSVRKFVTLPPPYTYKRVRPTYAFGYDSSTNDYKVLTIFRNDRDRSSGPARDTPIEVKVYSLARGSWKTLSPPPPASPAVSLQRLYHKTVFVRGAVHWILRHDRDCNNDVIASFDMATESFSEIELPKSLTRKRLLRGASHFVLSAHENSLALVQFPWHYSRLGENTCCLSLWVMQQYGVVESWTKSSRVVLSKGPESLSLIFHVAYVGSKGNGEKVFRMSSKNSIRLVTVDFKTKQVKYSGEGEGKYESMHAFVESLVLLDQFNAYSY